GCAGCCAAGTGGGCGGCCCCGACCAGCCCCCGCCAGCTGCCGACGGTCCACCACCGCAAGAACCCGGGCTGGTTCGAGAAGGCCTGAGGTCGTCAGAGGTTCCGCTGCCAGGTCAGGTGGCCTTCGTCCATGGTGGCGTGGCCGTCGGCGCCGGCTGCGACGTTGAGGTCGTGGGTCGCCATGATCACCGCGGCGCCGCGGCCGGCTTCCCGGCGGAGGAGGTCGAGGACTCGTTCACGGTTCATGCCGTCGAGTTCGCTGGTGGACTCGTCGGCGAGGATGATGCGGCCCTGCTGGGCGAGTCCACGGGCGACGGCGACGCGTTGCTGCTCGCCGCCGGACAGTTCCTCGACCAGATGGTCGCCGCTGTCCTGGAGCCCGACATCGGCCAGCGCCTGCTCGACATGCCGGTCGACCA
This Kribbella sp. NBC_00482 DNA region includes the following protein-coding sequences:
- a CDS encoding ABC transporter ATP-binding protein; its protein translation is MITVTNLTVAYDDLVAVADVSLRVPPGFVLAVSGPSGAGKSSLLWAIAGALRASSGQVEVDGLTISDRPAAAAHGVVLIPQGNGLARVLTARENLCLPLLAQRTDPEVVDRHVEQALADVGLQDSGDHLVEELSGGEQQRVAVARGLAQQGRIILADESTSELDGMNRERVLDLLRREAGRGAAVIMATHDLNVAAGADGHATMDEGHLTWQRNL